The sequence below is a genomic window from Bacteroidota bacterium.
CAGCCTCGGGGTCAATGCCATAGAACTCATGCCTGTCAACGAGTTTGAAGGGAACAGTAGCTGGGGATATAACCCGTCGTTCTACTTTGCACCCGACAAGTATTACGGACCTAAAGATGAGCTGAAAGCATTTATCGATGCCTGCCATCAACGCGGAATGGCCGTGTTAATCGACATGGTGCTGAACCATTCTTACGACCAGTCGCCATTCGTTCAGCTTTATTTTGATGGTGACAAGCCCACCGACCAAAATCCCTGGTATAACCGTGAGCACAATTTCACCAACCCCGATGCCCAGTGGGGTAACGACTTCAACCATGAAAGTCTATACACCCAGGCGCTTATCGACAGCATCAACAGTTACTGGATGCAGGTTTACAAGGTTGATGGCTTCCGTTTCGATTTTACCAAGGGATTTGGCAACAACATTAAGGGAAGCAACGATCCCTGGGGGTCAAACTACGATGCCGACCGTATTGCCCTGCTGAAACGTATGGCGGATGAGATTTGGGAAAGAAACCCCCATGCTATTGTCATCCTGGAACATCTGGCAGTTAACTCTGAAGAAGAAGAACTGGCTGATTATGGTATGCTGATGTGGGGCAATATGAATTACAATTACGGGGAAGCCGCCATGGGTTACAATGAATCAGGAAAGTCGAATTTTTCCGGAATTTCTTATAAAAACCGTGGATGGAGCAATCCTCACCTTATCGGATACATGGAAAGCCATGATGAAGAAAGGCTGATGTTCAAGAATGTTTCCTATGGTAATTCTTCGGGTTTTTATGATATACAGGATACCGTCCGTGCCCTCGAACGCATGGGGCTCGTATCCAGTTTCTTCTACACGGTTCCCGGTCCCAAGATGATATGGCAGTTTGGGGAGCTCGGTTACGATTATTCCATTGATTACAATGGCAGGCTGGGAGAGAAGCCCGTTCGCTGGGATTATTATCAGAATTATTACAGGAAATACCTGCACGATGTGGTTTCGTCACTGCTCAAGCTACGTAAGGAGCATGACGTGTTCCGTACAACGGATTTTGATTTGAGCGTTAGTGGAGCATTGAAAAAGATGCACCTTAACGGAACGGAAATGAACGTTTGCATCGTCGGTAACTTTGATGTGATAACAGGCTCTATTGATCCGGATTTCCAGCATACAGGATGGTGGTATGATTATTTTCGCGGCGACTCCGTTGAAGTTATCAATGTGAATGCCCAGCTTACCCTCCAACCCGGAGAATACAGGATATATACCGATATCAGGCTGGAGACACCTCAGATCAATACCGGTATTTTTACACAGGATATCACGGAATATGATCTGATCAATTCCCTGTTCCCCAACCCGACAAGCGGGGAGATCAATATGATCCTGAACATACCTGAAACAGGGAATTATTCATTCAGCATTTATGACATCACAGGAAGAAGGGTTTTCAGTGAGTCGGAAAGGACTTTTTCCAAAGGCTTGAATTATCTCAACACCGATCTTCAGGATCTTGAAAATGGGTTGTATTTCCTGCAGATATCTTCCTCTGATCATACAGAGACTGTAAGGA
It includes:
- a CDS encoding T9SS type A sorting domain-containing protein gives rise to the protein SLGVNAIELMPVNEFEGNSSWGYNPSFYFAPDKYYGPKDELKAFIDACHQRGMAVLIDMVLNHSYDQSPFVQLYFDGDKPTDQNPWYNREHNFTNPDAQWGNDFNHESLYTQALIDSINSYWMQVYKVDGFRFDFTKGFGNNIKGSNDPWGSNYDADRIALLKRMADEIWERNPHAIVILEHLAVNSEEEELADYGMLMWGNMNYNYGEAAMGYNESGKSNFSGISYKNRGWSNPHLIGYMESHDEERLMFKNVSYGNSSGFYDIQDTVRALERMGLVSSFFYTVPGPKMIWQFGELGYDYSIDYNGRLGEKPVRWDYYQNYYRKYLHDVVSSLLKLRKEHDVFRTTDFDLSVSGALKKMHLNGTEMNVCIVGNFDVITGSIDPDFQHTGWWYDYFRGDSVEVINVNAQLTLQPGEYRIYTDIRLETPQINTGIFTQDITEYDLINSLFPNPTSGEINMILNIPETGNYSFSIYDITGRRVFSESERTFSKGLNYLNTDLQDLENGLYFLQISSSDHTETVRIIKN